A portion of the Emcibacter nanhaiensis genome contains these proteins:
- the cobN gene encoding cobaltochelatase subunit CobN — protein sequence MRVLLFSLLGLLVWGVFAPDTAFAGNSKPVHVTVITNNFVLPSKITRLRAWGQDAGVQVSGKYIETAEGKPQDWLSADLVILDTPRGGDRARVMEHMKEALEGTTTPWIVVGGGRPLSGNLDRVVAGRLSAYYDAGGEENFVNMMRYISAWKGGADMASIPAAVPLPATGFYHPDAPVPFATLQAYLAWGERRWEEDAPVMAVAISSSYLSNAQTKVLEAVVDKVEAAGGIPLLFWFNWRQPDGITSMIAGASPDMLVNMTHMLSGDARKKEFLDLDVPVVMGLTHRAGTPADWREDPQGVEMRTVASLMATPEGWGMSDPLVLGAVEDGDPVPIEEQLDLLVGRFMKIARLRHSDPQERKVALLFWNSPGGEKNLSASNLNVPQSIENIMFDMKKAEYELDILTENEIIEKAQAMLGGYYRPETLDELLMKGWAVSLPVSRYREWLDGLPEKISREMTDYWGKPEDHWSVRKINGAQQFVIPMVQTGKFLFTPQPPRADKVGESTHDLKQPPGHFYMAFYLYLREIFGSDAIIHLGTHGTQEWTPGKDRGLWAHDYPNLAVGNVPVLYPYIQDNIGEAIQAKRRGRAVTVSHQTPAFAPSGFYDELLDMHDLIHQYLQLEEGAVQQETAERLIGLVKESSLDKELGWSEEKIREDFEGFIPILHDHLHQLARTAVPMGLHSFGEPAIPEQRITTVLQQSGDDYYRALGLDLKEMFGDSFDELYQNEAYLFLKKYVDGVADFAGIADPNLRQMIEQALANERHLAEDGEMEALLSGLNGRFVRPGVGGDPVRNPQSTSGTNLYAFEPDKVPAKAAYEAAGEAFEELVKNYRAEHDGAWPDKLAFSLWSSETIRTLGIMEGQVMHALGVRPVWDAGGRVVDLEIIPAEELGRPRVDAVLQVTSVYRDQFDGIMRLIAGAIEEISVLEEKDNAVAVNSNRIIAQLREAGASEADARRYAAIRIFSNPPGDYGSGVTQVAMDPTSWDDDSILAETFFNSQSHAYGTKDWGTPVRGMALFEKQLSGVDAAILSRSTNLHGLLSTDHPFEYLGGLSAASRAVNGESPDLIVSDYRGKKPKMAKASAFLSNELRVRYQNPQWIGAMKEEGYAGTVNMLKVVNNLFGWQVMDERMVRDDQWQAMHETYVMDNRDMGLNEWFEEHNPTAQAQMIERMAEAIRKGYWEASEQTRRELAERWQDLVANHRADRGADKTAAFLEEMAVGFGLGAPTTASDTAPDQPAAQQPAEPVEKIRGRIMEQVQPAEPDPLAWLFNLVIWLGLLSIIGVGGIHTTRRHKQYQV from the coding sequence ATGCGCGTCTTGTTGTTTTCCCTTTTGGGGCTGCTGGTCTGGGGCGTTTTTGCCCCGGACACGGCCTTTGCCGGCAACTCTAAGCCCGTTCATGTCACGGTGATCACTAATAACTTTGTCTTGCCGTCCAAGATCACGCGCCTCAGGGCCTGGGGACAGGACGCCGGGGTGCAGGTATCGGGCAAATATATCGAAACGGCAGAAGGGAAACCGCAGGACTGGCTCAGTGCCGATCTGGTGATCCTGGATACGCCGCGGGGCGGTGACCGGGCCCGGGTCATGGAGCATATGAAGGAGGCGCTTGAGGGCACAACCACGCCGTGGATTGTGGTAGGCGGGGGCAGGCCATTGTCCGGTAATCTGGACCGGGTGGTGGCCGGACGGTTATCTGCCTACTATGATGCGGGAGGCGAGGAAAATTTTGTCAATATGATGCGCTATATCTCCGCCTGGAAAGGGGGGGCGGATATGGCGTCGATTCCGGCCGCCGTGCCGCTGCCTGCGACCGGATTTTATCATCCGGACGCCCCGGTGCCTTTCGCTACTTTGCAGGCCTATCTGGCCTGGGGCGAGAGGCGTTGGGAGGAGGATGCGCCGGTGATGGCGGTGGCCATTTCTTCCAGCTATCTATCCAATGCTCAGACTAAGGTGCTTGAAGCCGTTGTGGACAAGGTGGAAGCGGCCGGCGGCATCCCCCTGCTGTTCTGGTTTAACTGGCGGCAGCCGGATGGGATTACTTCCATGATTGCCGGGGCCAGTCCGGACATGCTCGTCAACATGACCCATATGCTGTCCGGCGACGCCCGCAAGAAAGAGTTTCTCGACCTTGATGTTCCGGTGGTGATGGGCCTGACCCATCGGGCCGGTACCCCGGCGGACTGGCGTGAAGACCCCCAGGGAGTGGAGATGCGGACGGTGGCCTCCCTGATGGCGACGCCGGAAGGCTGGGGCATGAGCGATCCCCTGGTGCTGGGCGCCGTTGAAGACGGCGACCCGGTGCCGATAGAGGAGCAGCTCGACCTGTTGGTCGGACGGTTCATGAAGATCGCAAGGCTTCGCCACTCCGATCCGCAGGAACGGAAGGTCGCGCTGTTGTTCTGGAACAGCCCCGGCGGCGAGAAGAACCTGTCTGCCTCCAATCTGAATGTGCCGCAGAGTATCGAAAACATCATGTTCGACATGAAGAAAGCAGAATATGAACTTGATATACTTACGGAAAATGAGATTATTGAAAAGGCCCAAGCCATGCTGGGCGGCTACTACCGGCCGGAAACCCTGGACGAGCTGCTGATGAAAGGATGGGCGGTGTCCCTGCCGGTCAGCCGCTACCGGGAGTGGCTTGACGGCCTGCCGGAAAAGATCTCCCGCGAGATGACAGACTACTGGGGGAAGCCGGAAGATCACTGGAGCGTGCGGAAGATTAACGGGGCGCAACAGTTCGTCATTCCCATGGTGCAGACCGGAAAATTCCTGTTCACACCGCAGCCGCCGCGGGCGGACAAGGTCGGGGAAAGCACTCACGACCTGAAACAGCCGCCGGGACATTTTTACATGGCCTTCTATCTCTATCTTCGAGAAATCTTTGGCAGCGATGCGATTATTCATCTCGGTACTCACGGCACCCAGGAATGGACGCCGGGCAAGGACCGCGGACTGTGGGCCCATGACTATCCCAACCTGGCGGTGGGCAATGTGCCGGTCCTTTACCCTTATATTCAGGACAATATCGGCGAGGCGATCCAGGCCAAGCGCCGGGGCCGGGCCGTGACCGTCAGTCACCAGACACCGGCCTTTGCGCCGTCCGGCTTTTATGACGAACTTCTGGATATGCATGACCTGATCCATCAGTACCTACAGCTGGAGGAAGGGGCCGTGCAACAGGAGACGGCGGAGCGCCTGATCGGCTTGGTCAAAGAGTCTTCCCTGGACAAGGAGCTAGGCTGGAGCGAGGAAAAGATCCGGGAGGATTTCGAGGGTTTTATCCCCATTCTGCATGATCATTTGCACCAGCTGGCGCGGACCGCTGTGCCCATGGGCCTGCACAGCTTTGGCGAACCGGCCATCCCGGAACAGCGGATCACCACGGTGCTGCAACAGTCGGGCGACGACTATTACCGCGCCCTCGGCCTCGACCTCAAGGAAATGTTCGGCGACAGTTTTGACGAACTTTACCAGAATGAAGCTTATCTGTTTCTGAAGAAATATGTGGACGGTGTGGCGGATTTCGCCGGGATCGCGGATCCGAACCTGCGCCAAATGATAGAGCAGGCGCTGGCGAACGAGCGGCACCTGGCCGAAGACGGGGAGATGGAGGCACTGCTCTCCGGTCTCAATGGCCGTTTTGTCCGCCCCGGCGTCGGCGGTGACCCGGTGCGTAATCCGCAATCCACCAGCGGCACCAATCTGTATGCCTTTGAGCCGGACAAGGTGCCGGCCAAGGCCGCCTACGAGGCTGCAGGTGAGGCCTTTGAGGAACTGGTGAAAAACTATCGGGCGGAACATGACGGCGCCTGGCCGGACAAGCTGGCCTTTTCACTGTGGTCGTCGGAAACCATCCGCACTCTCGGCATTATGGAGGGACAGGTGATGCATGCCCTTGGTGTGCGGCCGGTTTGGGATGCAGGCGGCCGGGTGGTCGATCTGGAGATCATTCCGGCGGAGGAGCTGGGCCGTCCCCGGGTCGATGCTGTGCTACAGGTGACCAGTGTTTACCGGGATCAGTTCGACGGTATCATGCGGTTGATTGCCGGGGCGATTGAGGAGATTTCCGTGCTGGAGGAAAAGGACAATGCGGTAGCGGTGAACAGCAACAGGATTATCGCTCAGCTTAGAGAAGCGGGAGCATCTGAAGCGGACGCCCGGCGTTACGCCGCCATTCGCATTTTCTCCAATCCTCCCGGCGACTACGGCAGCGGGGTCACGCAGGTGGCCATGGACCCCACAAGCTGGGACGACGACAGTATTCTGGCGGAAACCTTTTTCAACAGCCAGTCCCATGCCTATGGCACCAAAGACTGGGGTACACCGGTGCGGGGCATGGCTCTGTTTGAAAAGCAACTGAGTGGCGTTGATGCGGCGATCCTGTCCCGCTCCACCAACCTGCATGGGTTGTTGTCCACCGATCATCCCTTTGAGTATCTCGGCGGCTTGTCTGCCGCCTCCCGGGCGGTGAACGGGGAAAGTCCCGACCTGATCGTTTCCGATTATCGCGGCAAAAAGCCGAAAATGGCCAAGGCGTCGGCGTTCCTGTCCAATGAACTCCGCGTGCGCTACCAGAACCCGCAGTGGATCGGCGCCATGAAGGAAGAGGGCTATGCCGGCACGGTCAATATGCTGAAGGTGGTCAACAATCTGTTCGGCTGGCAGGTCATGGATGAGAGGATGGTGCGCGACGACCAGTGGCAGGCCATGCATGAAACCTATGTCATGGACAATCGGGACATGGGGCTCAATGAATGGTTCGAGGAGCACAATCCCACGGCCCAGGCCCAGATGATCGAGCGCATGGCCGAAGCCATCCGCAAGGGATACTGGGAGGCCAGCGAACAGACCCGCAGGGAACTGGCGGAACGCTGGCAGGATCTGGTGGCCAATCATCGGGCCGACCGGGGCGCGGACAAGACTGCGGCCTTCCTCGAGGAAATGGCTGTGGGTTTCGGCCTCGGGGCTCCTACAACGGCGTCGGATACTGCACCGGATCAGCCGGCGGCGCAACAGCCCGCCGAGCCGGTGGAAAAGATACGCGGCCGGATCATGGAGCAGGTCCAGCCTGCCGAGCCGGATCCGTTGGCCTGGCTGTTCAATCTTGTGATCTGGCTGGGGCTTTTGTCCATCATTGGCGTAGGCGGTATTCATACCACCCGCCGCCACAAACAATACCAAGTGTAA
- a CDS encoding MotA/TolQ/ExbB proton channel family protein translates to MFSIDAFLYNISSVFLIPSLTLILLALVYALYALGSLISEALLRRKGAFRSGLSGYAREAGINSDDLELWIMKRLELLRLTSRVSPLLGLVATLIPMGPALLALTENDASTVGENMVVAFAGVTLALIAASLTFAVLNIRRRWLLEELRLIEREREGVN, encoded by the coding sequence ATGTTTTCCATTGATGCCTTTCTCTACAACATCTCCAGTGTTTTCCTGATCCCGTCGTTGACGCTGATCCTGCTGGCGCTGGTCTATGCCCTTTATGCTTTGGGCAGCCTCATTTCCGAAGCGCTTCTGCGGCGCAAGGGAGCATTCAGGTCCGGTCTTTCCGGTTATGCCCGTGAGGCCGGGATCAACAGCGACGACCTGGAACTCTGGATCATGAAGCGGCTCGAGCTTTTGCGCCTGACGTCGCGGGTCTCACCGCTTCTTGGCCTGGTAGCGACCCTTATCCCCATGGGCCCGGCGTTGCTGGCGCTGACCGAAAATGATGCCTCCACGGTGGGGGAAAATATGGTGGTCGCTTTCGCCGGGGTGACCCTGGCCCTGATCGCCGCCAGCCTGACCTTCGCCGTACTCAATATCCGCCGCCGCTGGCTGCTGGAAGAGCTGCGCCTTATCGAGCGGGAAAGGGAAGGGGTAAACTGA
- a CDS encoding DUF2149 domain-containing protein, whose product MANRFLDMEDDDPILSVVNLVDMFIVIIGILMVVLVKNPFNPFSSDNAILVENPGEEDMRITIKDGKELTQYESSGEIGEGEGIKAGTAYRLPDGRMVYVPAAGE is encoded by the coding sequence ATGGCAAACCGTTTCCTGGATATGGAGGATGACGACCCGATCCTGTCGGTGGTCAACCTGGTCGACATGTTTATTGTCATTATCGGTATCCTGATGGTGGTGCTTGTCAAGAACCCCTTCAATCCCTTTTCCAGCGACAACGCCATCCTGGTGGAAAACCCGGGCGAAGAGGACATGCGCATCACCATCAAAGACGGCAAGGAACTGACCCAGTATGAAAGCAGCGGCGAAATCGGTGAAGGTGAGGGGATCAAGGCCGGCACCGCCTACCGCCTGCCGGACGGCCGCATGGTCTATGTGCCGGCGGCCGGCGAATGA
- a CDS encoding 2Fe-2S iron-sulfur cluster-binding protein, which translates to MIKVTYIEFEGPEREISAAEDVSLMEAATQNDINGIDGDCGGACACATCHCYIDSSFLDRLPPLSETEDQLLDNVASPRLPNSRLGCQIKLSPELDGIQVRIPETQA; encoded by the coding sequence ATGATCAAAGTGACTTATATTGAATTCGAGGGACCTGAACGGGAAATTTCAGCTGCTGAAGATGTATCGCTCATGGAAGCAGCCACCCAGAATGATATCAACGGCATAGATGGCGATTGCGGGGGAGCATGCGCCTGCGCCACCTGCCATTGTTATATAGACAGCTCTTTTCTTGACAGGCTTCCGCCGCTGTCTGAAACAGAAGACCAGTTGCTTGACAACGTCGCCTCTCCCCGCCTTCCCAACAGTCGCCTTGGTTGCCAGATAAAACTATCGCCCGAATTGGACGGCATCCAGGTCAGGATTCCTGAGACACAGGCGTAA
- a CDS encoding sterol desaturase family protein → MSSTIETEARVTDYPQSSGIRYLLSWILWPGLLASCMFAVITGLNRGLDPVLTLFSVYFVLIVCIAILERVMPHEPSWNKNDGQIGNDIFHTIVNYIVVGAVVEAAVVALIAKLVMLSTTLTSASIWPVDWPVWAQFILLLFVGEAGSYTAHRISHEVPFLWRFHAVHHSATSLYWLNTGRFHTIDVIETVVLALPLPLLLGAPAELMFLFTCFTMFVGVLSHCNIEMRFGILDWIFNTPGVHRWHHSTVIEEGNTNYGENLMVYDVLLGTHFRPGRQIHVVGTDTPVPKSILGQMIKPLTGYKE, encoded by the coding sequence ATGAGCAGCACTATCGAAACCGAAGCGCGTGTTACAGACTACCCCCAGTCCAGCGGAATCCGTTATCTCCTGTCCTGGATTCTATGGCCCGGCCTGCTGGCCTCCTGCATGTTCGCTGTCATCACCGGTCTCAACAGGGGCCTTGATCCCGTGCTCACACTTTTCTCGGTCTATTTCGTCCTGATCGTATGCATCGCCATCCTGGAGCGGGTCATGCCCCATGAGCCTTCCTGGAACAAAAACGACGGCCAGATCGGCAATGATATCTTTCACACGATCGTAAATTATATCGTCGTTGGCGCCGTCGTCGAAGCGGCAGTGGTCGCACTGATTGCAAAGCTGGTCATGCTGTCGACCACACTGACGTCCGCATCAATCTGGCCTGTTGACTGGCCGGTCTGGGCACAATTCATCTTGTTGCTGTTTGTCGGGGAAGCCGGATCTTATACCGCGCACCGCATTTCTCACGAAGTGCCCTTCTTGTGGAGATTCCATGCTGTGCATCACAGTGCGACCTCACTGTACTGGCTGAATACGGGAAGATTTCACACGATTGATGTTATCGAAACCGTCGTGCTTGCCCTGCCCCTACCCTTGCTGCTGGGCGCACCAGCGGAGCTGATGTTCCTGTTTACCTGTTTCACCATGTTCGTTGGCGTCCTGTCGCATTGTAACATCGAAATGCGTTTCGGCATTCTGGACTGGATCTTCAATACCCCGGGGGTCCATCGCTGGCACCATTCCACCGTCATTGAAGAAGGCAATACCAACTATGGCGAAAACCTGATGGTCTATGATGTGCTGCTCGGAACCCATTTCCGCCCGGGCCGTCAAATTCACGTCGTCGGCACCGACACGCCGGTGCCCAAGTCCATCCTGGGGCAAATGATTAAACCCCTTACCGGTTATAAAGAATAA
- a CDS encoding TonB-dependent receptor — protein sequence MNEKTFCSTKHTITYNISRRLRRKLFACTAMIATAGGLTTVHGQEAEDSTLMLEEITVTASKRSQSVQEAGLSVTAIGSVELERMGADNFTDFAVRVPNLGFGAESDGRFSANSPAIRGIFGDGTTGFYIDDTPIPASIQPRVIDLSRIEVLRGPQGSLYGARSMGGTIRLITKQPSLDETEGNVHAKLSTVKEGDLNWALDGTVNIPLAPEKFAARITAYYGENSGIYDEHYLPTWTEGDAGDGVTVHENIGPAFETKENIDDETYRGFQIIGLAQVTDNLTFTPKFMYQKTDADGLPFADYEASNTDRYRFYDIDEPGYEEWWLASGTVNWEFDKGTIVSTTSYFDRYLDETEEMTSFLHWLFNNAIVPIDPLYSDISQSEDFTSFAHETRYTSSFDGPFQFTLGVFYQKNKYTRFYPNSYMVGMNDALGFEISPDDLIYYARNIFNTEEYAAFGEATMDFNDWLSVTAGGRLYETKTYAENDADGFANGGPSYSEGNQSENGFNPKVLVQADVSEDVNVYASASKGYRIGGINGNLSDALCGDELAALGITSQDARTFNSDSLWSYEAGVKSKLADNRLSVNAAGYIIKWNDIQQLNRLACGFQYVGNAGKAESTGFELEASALLAEGLTMSFAVGYTDAKITDAAGAVGVSVGDKIQGVPNWTVSSTGEYIFPVGGGYDGLLRYDFNYYGRSFSSNNETSAATQRLRPSWTALNLRAGVMTEEWEVTLFVDNVTDERANLADSRSLAAETPGRQRLVTNRPRTIGLEARARF from the coding sequence ATGAATGAAAAAACATTCTGCTCAACCAAGCATACAATCACATATAACATCTCCCGACGGCTGCGCCGCAAACTTTTTGCCTGCACAGCCATGATCGCCACTGCCGGCGGTTTAACTACAGTTCACGGCCAGGAAGCTGAAGACAGCACCCTGATGCTGGAAGAAATTACCGTGACCGCTTCCAAACGTTCCCAGTCGGTGCAGGAAGCAGGCCTTTCCGTTACGGCCATCGGAAGTGTAGAACTGGAACGCATGGGCGCAGACAACTTCACGGATTTCGCCGTCCGGGTGCCGAACCTGGGGTTCGGGGCGGAATCCGATGGCCGCTTCTCTGCCAACTCCCCCGCCATTCGCGGGATCTTCGGTGACGGGACAACGGGTTTCTACATTGACGATACACCAATCCCGGCCTCCATCCAGCCCCGGGTCATTGACCTTTCCCGGATCGAAGTTCTGAGAGGTCCGCAGGGGTCCCTCTACGGAGCCCGTTCTATGGGGGGTACCATCCGGCTGATTACCAAACAGCCGAGCCTTGATGAAACCGAGGGCAATGTGCACGCCAAATTGTCGACCGTAAAGGAAGGCGACCTCAACTGGGCGCTCGACGGTACAGTCAACATCCCGCTGGCACCGGAAAAATTCGCCGCACGCATTACCGCCTATTACGGCGAGAATTCCGGTATTTATGACGAGCATTATCTTCCCACCTGGACGGAAGGCGATGCGGGCGACGGCGTGACCGTCCACGAAAATATCGGTCCGGCATTTGAAACCAAGGAAAATATCGACGACGAAACCTACCGTGGTTTCCAGATTATCGGCCTTGCACAGGTCACCGACAACCTGACATTTACCCCAAAGTTCATGTATCAGAAAACTGATGCGGACGGCCTGCCCTTTGCAGATTATGAAGCCAGCAATACGGATCGTTATCGTTTCTATGATATCGACGAACCGGGTTACGAGGAATGGTGGCTTGCCAGCGGCACAGTTAACTGGGAGTTTGACAAGGGGACAATCGTTTCAACCACCTCCTATTTCGACCGCTACCTGGATGAAACCGAGGAAATGACAAGCTTCCTGCACTGGTTGTTTAACAATGCCATTGTACCTATTGATCCACTGTACAGCGACATCAGCCAGAGCGAGGACTTCACGTCATTTGCCCATGAAACCCGCTATACCTCGTCATTCGACGGTCCCTTCCAGTTCACACTGGGCGTCTTTTACCAGAAAAACAAATATACGCGCTTCTATCCCAACAGCTATATGGTCGGCATGAACGATGCTCTTGGCTTCGAGATCTCGCCGGACGACCTCATCTATTATGCGCGGAATATTTTCAACACCGAGGAATATGCGGCCTTTGGTGAAGCGACCATGGACTTCAATGACTGGCTGTCAGTCACAGCCGGCGGTCGTTTGTACGAGACCAAAACATATGCCGAGAACGATGCAGACGGTTTCGCCAACGGCGGACCTAGCTATAGCGAAGGGAACCAATCCGAAAACGGCTTTAACCCGAAAGTTCTCGTTCAGGCCGATGTCAGCGAGGATGTCAATGTATACGCCAGCGCGTCCAAAGGATACCGCATCGGCGGCATCAACGGTAACCTCTCGGACGCCCTTTGTGGTGACGAACTCGCTGCCCTGGGCATTACATCCCAGGATGCCAGAACCTTTAATTCGGATTCCCTGTGGAGCTATGAAGCCGGTGTAAAATCCAAACTGGCTGATAACCGTCTATCAGTGAATGCCGCCGGTTATATCATCAAATGGAACGATATCCAGCAGCTTAACCGCCTCGCCTGCGGCTTCCAGTATGTTGGTAATGCGGGCAAGGCGGAAAGCACAGGCTTCGAACTGGAAGCATCCGCACTTCTCGCTGAAGGGCTGACCATGTCATTCGCCGTCGGCTATACCGACGCGAAAATTACTGATGCCGCCGGTGCCGTCGGCGTCTCCGTGGGTGACAAGATCCAGGGCGTGCCCAACTGGACCGTTTCCTCCACCGGGGAATATATTTTCCCCGTGGGTGGCGGATATGACGGGTTGCTGCGCTATGACTTCAACTATTATGGCCGCAGCTTCAGCTCCAACAACGAAACTTCCGCAGCCACCCAGAGACTTCGTCCGTCCTGGACCGCTCTCAACCTGCGGGCAGGCGTCATGACGGAAGAATGGGAGGTGACCCTCTTCGTAGACAACGTCACAGACGAACGGGCCAACCTGGCGGACAGCCGCTCCCTGGCGGCGGAAACCCCGGGCCGCCAGCGCCTGGTGACCAACCGTCCGCGGACCATTGGTCTCGAGGCGCGCGCCCGCTTCTAG
- a CDS encoding phytanoyl-CoA dioxygenase family protein, translated as MTRTLTSGLPRAISDEEIQAYERDGAAVIRNVLPEDWVELMRDAIERILESPGPASREYTPEGKRGRYYGDFFIWWRDPVFKAFMKDSPLPELAARVMHSGALKFFYDQLLVKEPNTEEPTPWHQDLSYWPVRGNQILSVWVPFDRADEESGVVVYVKGSHKWGKLYAPHVFSKDSDFGKIYEKAGLEPLPDIEAERDQHEILSWTLEPGDVLIHHPLTLHYASGNRSKTGRRRGLALRYLGDDAVFDARPGTFMENRSILETLPQIELKDGEPFSGEVFPPVWPREN; from the coding sequence ATGACCAGAACATTAACAAGCGGTCTGCCCAGGGCCATCAGCGACGAAGAAATTCAAGCCTATGAACGAGACGGGGCGGCAGTGATCAGAAACGTCCTGCCGGAAGACTGGGTGGAATTGATGAGAGATGCCATTGAGCGCATCCTTGAAAGCCCCGGGCCTGCGTCCCGGGAATATACGCCAGAAGGAAAACGCGGACGCTACTATGGTGATTTTTTCATCTGGTGGCGAGATCCTGTTTTCAAAGCCTTTATGAAAGATTCTCCGCTGCCTGAACTGGCCGCCCGGGTCATGCATTCCGGCGCGCTGAAGTTTTTTTACGACCAGTTGCTGGTCAAGGAACCGAATACCGAGGAGCCCACACCCTGGCATCAGGATCTATCCTATTGGCCCGTTCGCGGAAACCAGATTTTGTCCGTCTGGGTCCCCTTCGACCGGGCGGATGAAGAAAGCGGCGTTGTGGTCTATGTAAAAGGCTCCCACAAATGGGGCAAGCTCTATGCACCACATGTTTTTTCAAAAGATTCGGATTTTGGAAAAATCTATGAGAAAGCGGGGCTTGAGCCCCTTCCCGATATCGAGGCAGAAAGGGATCAGCATGAAATACTCAGCTGGACGCTGGAGCCGGGCGATGTCCTGATCCATCATCCCCTCACCCTGCACTATGCCTCCGGCAACCGATCCAAAACCGGAAGGCGGCGTGGCCTCGCCCTTCGATACCTGGGCGATGACGCTGTCTTTGACGCCCGGCCGGGAACCTTCATGGAGAATCGCTCCATTCTTGAAACCCTGCCCCAGATTGAACTGAAAGATGGCGAGCCCTTCTCAGGCGAAGTATTCCCGCCGGTCTGGCCAAGGGAAAATTAA
- a CDS encoding helix-turn-helix transcriptional regulator, producing MLDLGQLVSALGQENFLSCLSKVLEEIVHTDHLTLYIFDARWVPQMVDGISRNNSGITSKLAALYEKSHFYQYDPNLKLLGSKKEHPASPLLVQTHAEDIENPAYRSEIYQKHGLLDRLSLLDHSSQGWFTFNLYRDISSSYFQPDEVDRLGQISRFLFSFIRKHLDLRPPAAWKSTTVPPVEQLEMLVGSLGHSLSKREIEVCARILRGQTREGVALDLGIKTPTVATLLQRAYAKLNISSLNELFALCLGKMGSSGL from the coding sequence ATGCTGGATCTCGGACAGCTTGTCAGCGCGCTGGGACAGGAAAATTTCCTCTCCTGCCTGAGCAAAGTGCTGGAGGAGATTGTCCACACCGATCACCTGACCCTCTATATATTCGATGCCCGCTGGGTGCCCCAAATGGTTGACGGCATCAGTCGCAATAACAGCGGGATAACGTCGAAACTGGCCGCCCTTTACGAGAAATCCCATTTTTACCAGTATGATCCGAATTTGAAACTGCTCGGCAGCAAGAAGGAACACCCCGCCTCACCCCTGCTGGTTCAGACGCATGCCGAGGATATTGAAAACCCGGCCTACAGATCTGAGATATACCAGAAGCACGGTTTGCTGGATCGCCTGTCTCTTCTGGATCACAGCAGCCAGGGCTGGTTTACATTCAATCTATACCGAGATATTTCCAGCAGCTATTTCCAACCTGATGAAGTCGACAGACTTGGACAGATATCCAGGTTCCTTTTTTCCTTCATCCGGAAACATCTGGACCTTCGACCGCCTGCGGCCTGGAAAAGCACCACAGTTCCCCCCGTTGAGCAGCTTGAAATGCTGGTGGGAAGCCTGGGGCACTCCCTCAGCAAACGCGAGATAGAAGTTTGTGCGAGAATCCTGCGGGGCCAGACCCGGGAAGGTGTTGCCCTTGACCTTGGGATCAAGACCCCAACTGTCGCTACGCTCCTGCAAAGGGCCTATGCCAAACTTAATATATCCAGCCTCAACGAACTGTTCGCCCTCTGCCTCGGAAAAATGGGTTCCAGCGGCCTGTAG
- a CDS encoding glutamine amidotransferase has product MTEKQLLILQTGGLPDSTPEILDRFGDMGDIFLTPTGLDDQNSLILRLHEGELPNTDPQDYAGILITGSPLMLSCPSAWMIDIGPWLQDAIKKKVPTLGVCFGHQLLAHALGGKIGPNPNGLEAGTVSVEFSAARKDDPLFSLLSDEPLFQVHHYESILELPEGAEVLARNAHENYHAVRFGPMAWSIQFHPEISVELIRTLLMTDKENLLTNGYEPDRILAGLQDTPEGPALLQRFRDIAFGRV; this is encoded by the coding sequence ATGACGGAAAAACAACTGCTGATCCTGCAAACCGGCGGACTGCCGGATTCAACGCCAGAGATCCTTGATAGGTTCGGTGACATGGGAGATATCTTCCTCACCCCGACAGGCCTTGACGACCAGAATTCCCTGATCCTCCGCCTTCATGAGGGGGAATTGCCGAATACGGATCCGCAGGATTACGCCGGCATTCTCATCACCGGTTCTCCGCTCATGCTGTCCTGCCCGAGTGCCTGGATGATCGATATCGGTCCCTGGCTGCAGGACGCTATCAAAAAGAAGGTCCCGACACTGGGGGTCTGCTTCGGTCATCAGTTGCTTGCCCATGCGCTTGGCGGCAAAATCGGCCCGAACCCCAACGGGCTGGAAGCCGGAACAGTCAGTGTAGAATTTTCTGCCGCAAGGAAAGACGATCCTCTGTTCAGCTTGCTGTCGGATGAACCCCTTTTTCAGGTTCATCACTATGAATCGATTCTCGAGCTTCCCGAAGGCGCCGAAGTCCTGGCCCGCAATGCCCATGAAAATTATCATGCCGTCCGTTTCGGTCCCATGGCCTGGAGCATTCAGTTTCACCCGGAAATTTCGGTGGAATTGATCAGGACTCTATTGATGACGGACAAAGAAAATCTCCTCACCAATGGTTATGAACCGGACCGCATACTGGCCGGCCTACAGGACACACCTGAAGGCCCGGCGTTGCTGCAGAGGTTCCGGGACATCGCTTTCGGGCGAGTATAG